In Zhaonella formicivorans, one DNA window encodes the following:
- a CDS encoding LacI family DNA-binding transcriptional regulator has protein sequence MITGKSNTIGLYILNSQHNPDLTGECSYFYPMLRGILSVAEQRGYALNFSVKTWEEIEATNLLVQKSRDQSNDGMIIVPQYNYYYSFLQDLERGNFPYVLLNPSACPNRSKNVTLDNYHGARLATGHLIDLGHTGIGFINGPANHYDAVVREKGFVDAVMQAGVKVREGWLQYGDFTTGSGYEAMERMLQAGPPPEAIFCANDYMAAGAIRALYAHGYRVPDDVSVVGYDNTDIAASVFPPLTTVENPTFELGRLAMERLLQLIEGQQGLEEIIVQPRLVVRNSCKRKD, from the coding sequence TTGATTACCGGGAAAAGTAACACCATCGGCCTTTATATCCTTAACAGCCAGCATAACCCCGATCTGACAGGAGAATGCTCATACTTTTATCCTATGTTGCGGGGTATTTTGAGCGTGGCGGAGCAGCGGGGTTATGCACTCAACTTTTCCGTCAAGACCTGGGAGGAGATTGAGGCTACCAATTTACTGGTGCAAAAGTCCCGTGATCAATCAAACGACGGGATGATCATTGTGCCCCAGTATAACTATTACTACAGCTTTTTACAGGACCTTGAGCGTGGAAACTTTCCTTATGTGCTGCTAAACCCTAGCGCTTGCCCGAACAGGAGCAAAAACGTAACTTTGGACAACTATCATGGTGCCAGGCTGGCCACTGGGCATTTAATAGATTTGGGACATACCGGTATAGGCTTTATAAACGGGCCCGCTAACCACTATGATGCGGTAGTCAGGGAAAAGGGTTTTGTTGATGCCGTGATGCAGGCTGGGGTAAAAGTTAGAGAAGGTTGGCTGCAGTATGGCGATTTTACAACCGGCAGCGGCTACGAGGCTATGGAACGGATGTTACAGGCAGGCCCTCCCCCTGAAGCGATCTTCTGTGCCAACGACTATATGGCTGCCGGGGCTATCAGGGCTTTGTATGCCCATGGTTACCGGGTGCCCGATGATGTTTCGGTGGTGGGATATGACAATACAGATATAGCGGCCAGCGTTTTTCCGCCGCTGACAACCGTCGAAAACCCAACCTTTGAGCTGGGAAGATTGGCTATGGAACGTTTGCTTCAGCTGATTGAAGGACAGCAGGGCCTAGAGGAGATCATAGTGCAACCACGATTGGTGGTTAGAAATTCTTGTAAGCGTAAAGACTAG